In Silene latifolia isolate original U9 population chromosome 3, ASM4854445v1, whole genome shotgun sequence, a single window of DNA contains:
- the LOC141649283 gene encoding uncharacterized protein LOC141649283 — translation MGQHPKSAWSNLVWNNWNIPKHAVVAWMIMQDGLNIRTKLYAIGLCPDDACILCGDQPETIDHLFSECRFTSKVKGSIAAWIGKPFPDLTTLLSANRNRLQWKASACVQTAFWYTIWFQRNNVRHQLCVQRPDIIAHQLKQLIQRRIRSKMCNLERNGAIDWQASIGFMC, via the coding sequence ATGGGTCAGCACCCCAAAAGTGCCTGGTCTAATCTTGTATGGAATAACTGGAACATCCCTAAACACGCTGTTGTTGCTTGGATGATTATGCAAGATGGACTAAATATTAGAACCAAGCTCTATGCTATTGGTTTGTGCCCTGATGATGCCTGCATCTTATGTGGGGATCAGCCTGAGACAATTGACCACCTCTTTTCAGAGTGCAGGTTCACTAGCAAGGTTAAGGGTAGTATTGCAGCTTGGATTGGTAAGCCATTTCCTGATCTTACTACATTACTATCTGCAAACAGGAACAGATTGCAATGGAAGGCTTCTGCGTGTGTTCAAACTGCTTTCTGGTATACCATCTGGTTTCAGAGAAATAATGTGAGACATCAGTTGTGTGTTCAGAGACCTGACATTATAGCACATCAACTGAAGCAGCTAATTCAGAGGAGAATTCGTAGCAAAATGTGTAATCTAGAAAGAAATGGTGCCATTGACTGGCAAGCAAGCATAGGATTTATGTGTTAG